CCAGGCTTGATATCGAGGGCTTCGATGACACGATCGGGTTTTTGCCACTGATCCCTTTCTTTGGATTCAAACATCTGGGCATAGCGCTTAACATCATGAAAACTATGATGAAATCCTTTCTTAGCCTTTTGCTCTATGGATGAAGACTCCATTTCTTGACTAAATCCCCTACACAGGGTCAAAAAGAAAATGATGTAAAAAAACCAAAGCCAAACTTTCGATGAGTGAAAATAAGTGGTCATTTATTGATTCCTTTTGTTTTTGCGTTGTTTAATCAACTTCAAGTTGGAAATTATAGGTTGAAAAACTCTAGGTTTTCCCCTTCTTTTTAATCAATCCAAAAAAAAATGCAACCCTTCGCTGTATAAGTAGCGGCTAGATTTTCAGCAACCAAAATAGCCGGCAGAAATTTTCTTCTCCATCGACTGACCATGGATTTCTTGAAAAGACATGATTGATTATCACTCCCTGGCCTTAAAATGTGATTAAATTTTTTATTATAAACTTTCCAGTTAACTAGAAATATGGAAAAATCGGGCCTATCTCGCAACGTTTCTTTTTTTAAAGATGACACGGGGTTATTTTTTGAATGTAGAACTGGATTATTTAAAAAGAGTCGTTTTTTTGGTCTTTTGCCTTGCAGCTTTTTGGAATCCATCTTTACAGGCTGAAGTTAAAACTAAAGAGTTGGATGATATATTTGTTTCCAAGGAGCTTCTTTTAAAAAAAGAAAATATAAAGAAAGATTGGGAAAAAGACCTGTTTTTGGGCATTTTTTCAGGGGGATTTTGGCCTTCGGTTACAAGAACTTCATCTTCCACTGTTTATCCTTCAGCTAAGGTAGAACATTCTGAAGGATACAGCCAATCTCAGTCCGGTTATTTTGGAGGGTTTTATTTAGGTTACGATTTTAAGCAAGCAGCATTGCCCCTTTGTGGAGATAAAAAATGGAAAGCGATCCCAGCAGTGGCCGTTGTCTTTAACTATGGTCAGATTAGTACTTCAGGTTTTTCTTACGAGAGCCAGTCCCTTCATCCTTCTTACTCCAATGGCAGCAATCAATCATTCATTCCTGAAATAGCGGCCGTTGTCAATTTTTCAAACAGTTCGCCTTTTGTTCCTTTTGTAGGATTTACCCTAGGTGCGGCATTGAGTTGGCTTGTTGATCCCTCTGCAATCAATTTCCAGGGTAAAGAACTTTTAGCTCCTGACCAGACTGCTTTTGGCTCAGCTTTTACATCGAAGTTTATTGCGGGATTAGCCTTCAGGATTTTTCCTCATTGTGATGTGCTGATCGCTTATACAACAAGGGTTATTGCCCCGATGGATTTTAAATTAGAGCCCTCGCCTTTGACAGGGGCCTCTACGGTTATTTCTCATTCAGGGTGGTACCAGGATTTTGAAGGTTGGGGAGCTATTCAGTATAACTTTTGGCCATGAAGCAAAAAATTTAAGTCAGTTCCTCATCTTCCAAAGGTTCTTTTGGCTTTAAATCAGGTTGCACGTAGCATTTCTTTGCTCTATTGCTTTGTGCTTCTTCTTTACAAAAGAAAGTGGTTGAAAGAAGTTATATCTAAATAAGGTTATAATCTCTCTTATGAAAATAAAAAGCTTACTAGGTTTAATTCTTTTCTTTATGATTGGTGGGTTTGCTTTTGGATCCCAAGCCTCTTTGCTGACGAAAAAAATCAGTTGCAATTGCGGCAAGCGCTGTGCCCATGCTCAAAATTGTTTTGGATATAAAGACAGTTGTGATCATGGCAAAAGAAAGAGTTTGTAAAGTCTGACCACAAAAACAATAGGCGCTTTACAATAACTTAAAGGAGAATTTTTTCTTCAAGAAGGCCGGTAGGAAGAAGCGCTAAAAAAGACTGTAAATGGCTTAAGGATTTCTAAAGCTTTGCTAACATCGCTTTGGGCCAACTGACACTGGTTGTCAGCACAGATGTAAATTGAAGGTTGATCTCGGTATTGAGCAGTGAGAGAACCATAGAAATCGGCCGATTTGAGTAAAGCGGGGACTTTTTCTTTTGGATCTAGCACTAATAATATCCGGTTAGGTATAAACAAACGGGACAAGGTGTGGAATAGTTGTCTTGTATGGGCATTTTCTTTTTCTCCTACAATGATGATTTCAACCCGTGGAGATCGGTATTCATTATAGACAGCAAGAAAGTAGGGTAGGGCGGTAGGAAATCTTTCTAACATAGGCCAGCAAAGCTTAAAGAGCTCTTCTAGCCTTTGCCTCCATTTTTCTTCACCCGTCATGGAATAAAGTTTTAACAAAGAATGAGCGGATAAAGAAATCGTTGCGGGCTCTGCTCCATCATATTCCTCTCTAGACTCGATAGATTTTGCTGAACTTTCGACCGCTTTTGTCAAGTAAGTGTGCCTGTAGGGATCTCGAAACTTTTCTTCAAGGATTTCTTGAAATTGTCTTGCCAAAGAAAGCCATTTTTCGTCTTGATCCGCTTCAAAAAGATGGAGTAGTCCAACAGCAACTGAAGCATAATCGGTGGAAAAACCACCAATCGTTCCTCTTCCATGGCGATAAATACGGTAGAGGGTTTGATTTTCAGGATCCCAAAGATTGTCTAAAAGAAAAGAGGCCGTTTTTTTAGCTTCCTCAACTAACCTCTTATCCTCAAATACCATGTAGGCCTTTGAAAGAGAAGAAAGGCAATAACCGTTCCATGAACAAATAATTTTATCGTCAAGAAAAGGCCTTGATCGATTGATACGAGTTTTTTTCAACATTGCCTTTGCTTTAGCCACCAAATTTTTTGTCTCCTCCAAGGACATGGACAATTGTTCAGCTAAAGTAGGCAAAGTGGTGGCTAGATAGAGTATGTTTTTTTCTCTGAGTCCTTCTTCGGTGATTGATCCCTGGGGGAGATTGCCTTGGGGAGTTGCTCCAAAAAATTGGAGAAGTTTTTCAATTATGTTTTTATCTCCAATCG
The DNA window shown above is from Methylacidiphilum caldifontis and carries:
- a CDS encoding thioredoxin domain-containing protein; translation: MNALCREKSPYLLQHANNPVDWQPWNEESLLKAKRLNKPIFLSIGYSTCHWCHVMAKESFENPTVAELLNAFFIPIKVDREERPDIDQFYMEFVQAFTGQGGWPLNVWLTPNLEPFFGGTYFPLESKWGKPGFIDILKKIAELWQSNRSLLEQQGEEILLKMKEAINSSIETQSPPNLTIAAKKAVEQLWASFDRIHGGFSPPPKFPRPSLFYFLFRAGSSSDFSLEYKEKSLQMALFSLQKMSCGGIHDQLEGGFHRYSVDAQWRLPHFEKMLYDQATLGYSYIEAYQITQDPLFKETSLCFFDYLFSHLHSDSGGFYSAEDADSLNALGQEEEGAYYLWTMKELEESLEPIGDKNIIEKLLQFFGATPQGNLPQGSITEEGLREKNILYLATTLPTLAEQLSMSLEETKNLVAKAKAMLKKTRINRSRPFLDDKIICSWNGYCLSSLSKAYMVFEDKRLVEEAKKTASFLLDNLWDPENQTLYRIYRHGRGTIGGFSTDYASVAVGLLHLFEADQDEKWLSLARQFQEILEEKFRDPYRHTYLTKAVESSAKSIESREEYDGAEPATISLSAHSLLKLYSMTGEEKWRQRLEELFKLCWPMLERFPTALPYFLAVYNEYRSPRVEIIIVGEKENAHTRQLFHTLSRLFIPNRILLVLDPKEKVPALLKSADFYGSLTAQYRDQPSIYICADNQCQLAQSDVSKALEILKPFTVFFSASSYRPS